In the Cryomorphaceae bacterium genome, one interval contains:
- a CDS encoding phenylalanine--tRNA ligase subunit alpha, producing the protein VLQNCGIDPEVYSGFAFGMGIERIAMLKYQVDDLRHFFESDVRFLRQFQSAF; encoded by the coding sequence ATGTGCTCCAAAATTGCGGTATTGACCCTGAAGTGTATTCGGGTTTTGCCTTTGGAATGGGCATTGAGCGCATCGCCATGCTCAAGTACCAGGTGGATGATTTGCGCCACTTCTTTGAAAGTGACGTGCGCTTTCTGCGGCAATTTCAGTCGGCATTTTAA